The DNA window TGCCTGTCAGTGAAAGTCAAACAGAAGGACATCACACATCAACAGAACATTGGGTActgtgtgttttcaccagatGTTATCTTGATGAAATTCCTCATTGTGCTGTTTAGAACATCAGCCAAGTTGTGGTAGCAGTTATTTGAATGAATTTTCAAGTGCTCGCTACTGAGAATATGAAATATTTTTGTGTTCCTTGGATGGATTGCCTTAAcataaatatttaacatttttgAAAATAACTAAATACAACCATGCCGTGTTAAAACATATACTAATATATATTTAGTTTCTTTATAGAGAACTTGAATAAGTTATTTCAATTAGTTTATTGGATCTATTAAAGGTTGTAGCAACAACACCGGAAAAAATTAACAATCTTCTAGTACTTATGGAATTATATTTATTGATGACATAATAGACTTCTCCATTCCATGATGATGTCACTGTTAGAGCATGCCCCCTGGCCATGGCCTAGCTTCTGTCATATTACAGTATGTGGGGAAGCCAGTACGGTAGGTGGCTAAGCACTCGGTGTGAGATTGTGTCCTGTAATGTTGACTCAATGCCCTTGTTTGTGACTCACTGTCCTTTAACTATTGCCAGTTTGGTGGTTTCTAGGGGTGACTTTGCCTGAGCTGTGGTTGTTTTCACACGTCAATTTATTTGGTAAATCAGCTGAGTCTCTAACAGCGACTCttatgtgtttttgtcttgtctgcAGTACATTGTCTAAGCCCAACACTGTCTCTGTTGTCGTTTCTTTCTGTTCTCAGCTACTGTACAGTGTAGTTGGTGAGGCCTCCAGCCAGCCTCTGACACCCAGCCGAGGCACTGAGACAGAGGCCCTGTCTGCCCGCCACTACTACCACACAGACCCCAGCACAGGCATTCAGCTGGTCTGTGACAAGTGCCCCGCGGGCACCTTTGTTTCCAGACACTGTACCCAGACCAGTGTGAGGGATTGCAGCCGCTGTGACGAGGGCACATTCACTCACGGAGAGAACGGGATTCAGCATTGCCACCGCTGCATGAGGCCCTGCCTCGCCCCCCTCATTGAAAAGGTCCCCTGCACGGCCACCTCGGACCGGATCTGCACCTGCCCTCCGGACACCTTCACCCAGGGGGACAGCTGCACAGCTCACTCCCTGTGCCCTGTGGGCTCAGGGGTTAAGAAGAGGGGCAATGATGTGGAGGATGTGCGCTGTAAGGCATGCGCACGGGGGAGTTTCTCTGATATGGCCTCCAGTGTGTTGAGgtgcaggacacacacagactgccTGACCCACGGTCTGCCCCTACTGGCGACGGgcactagagagacagacaacatctGTGGACCTGCTTCTcccacctcccccaccctctTGCGACCTGCACAGTCTGCCTTCGTCCAGgagtcctcctcttcctcctcctcatctggcCCAGTACGTAAAGGTAAGGGGCAGTGGACCAGACTCCCTCAACTACTTTACATCTGTTGCTCCCCCACCAAGGTtattttgtttttcatttcaGTATCGCCCTAGATATGCCCTCAGGGGATTGTAATTATCATGTAGAAACTCTAGAGGTAACCCAAACTGTAGAACAGACTTGTGTTCCTAAAATACCTGTCCCCAGATGGCTATTATTCTCCCCTATTTGGTCTGGCATGTCAAACATTGGTCCGGCTatcaggtactgtactgtagtgataCGGTGACATGTTTGGTCTTGTCACAGACAACACTGCTTTGGTGGAAAACATGTTGTTGTTTCCATACCTTTCCCAGACTACTCACTTCCTTGTTCTCACTCTGGTCCGTAAAAGGTCATGtctgtacattttttttgtaattgCTTGTAGAGGGGAAAGGTGAGTAACGTGGGTAAACGGTTGCCCTTTTACTTAAATACATCACATGTATAGGAAGACAAGGGGAAGCCATTGGGgctcaagagagagaaagattccTTTGTAGGGGCTGTTGTTATTTCTTTCCAATTTGTCTCCCTGCTAACAGGTCATATTGACAATGATCAAAAAGGATGCTCATCTGAAACAGATAAAAGCATTCAAGTCAAAGGttcctattttttttttatacgaACCACATATTCTGCTGTCTATATGCAGAGAAGGGAATTCTCAGAAAATGTGAAATACTTTTGTCTCCTATaaattatataaataaataaaaagatggTCAGAGAAGATACTACACATTCCCGGAAACGCTACAAGTAGTCACTCGCTGATGATGTTACCTTGGCAACATAGTTCTCAGAGACTGATTAACTATTTAGTTGGTGACAGTATTACCTCCACACCCGACTCATGACCGCAGTAAAATACTATATGACAGTTGCGCAGTGGTGATCCCCcctatgcactctggacatgcattAGTAGTACCCAGCTCACTGTGGCGGcatgtagcatagtggttagcgcgttggactagtaaccgaaaggttgcaaaatcgaTTCCCCCAAAATAATATAAAGAATATGTCGTTCTGaacaagttaacccactgttcttaggccgtcattgaaaataagaatttgttattcaTTGTTATTCAATCATCAGGTCGCTCTATTGTCTCTCGAACCACTGTGACATCAATTAAAGCACAGTATGTGATTTTAAAACTCACCACTGTaattgatcaatttgaagaaagaagttcaacaacaaGTTGAAACTCAGTGGAAaacatggttgttgtggatgttgtttcaaagaaTAAACGGAACcaaatggacagcgctttctaaggtgatgattcattAAAAACACCCATATGCATATTAGAGTTTATGCGTAGTCCAAGCCCGACCCCAAAAAAcggaattaaaataatgattgtgccaGTATACAATACATAACCTATCGCATAAAACACATGccagaaaaacattttaaaaatatatatacagattTAAGATgtatttggtacataattggtctagcctaaaTTAAACAAATGCAGATTttagtgaatttgtatttgattttgaatagcatAGTAATAGGtcgtttttttatattttcataattaataggcagacacattacctttagctacagaatatctcaccaccgtAAAtttccatctcttcccctctctccttcattattTTCACCAGCGCGCAGAGAGAAaggctgtcaacagtttaatgaaatatgtttcgttgtgaaaacatgttactatcgatgttcccgaacagatttcacttggtttcccaaattaagcactggttAGCTGCAGGAactgggttggagagcccatggcatacagagtttgggcggAATATCCCCTGTCGCGCAGCGAAATGACCGGAGTAGCCTACTGATGAGTGAAAAACAACAgcgtgtgcagcctgaggcaagaaACAGAGCGCAAGCTTTTTCCTCTAAAGTAATCAATAGTCTATAGTCTcttcatgcagcccatatatttTTTTGATTTAGGCATTCAACGGTTCAACGGTTTGTATCATTGACAACTGACGTTGCCAAATAATTGTAAATCTATCATATAGGACGTTTCAAATTATCACTTTAACTAggcaaattcttaatttcaatgacggtttaggaacagtgggttaactgccttgttcaggggcagaacgacacatgtttgtcaccttgtcagctcggggattcgttcTTGCAACcttaggttactagtccaacactctaaccactatggtACCTGCCGCAACCTCCTACTCAACATAGCTCCGGAATGgcaaaaatatcctttctattttattcagctgaGTTCAATATATCCTGCCTAAAATAAGTAATGGacttattgtgatggtgtatattatacTTTTTTAAATGCATATGTTCCAAAGGCGCTCATCAGCGGCTTGTATgcgtggaggcctggagatgctaaacgtgtttatgttaattaacaatCAGTTACTGTGAGATAggcagtcttttgcatgacaataaccggcaAACAAAATGTCATGAATGCCACAGCCCCTCGCAGGACTTTACAAGTCTTTTTTTTAATCGGCTACTGCTTTTGTCCACAGTTTCCTCCCAGTTTCGTCTGCAGTATTTCACGATGTCAACCACCCATAGAGGAGCATCAATTCCACTGCTATTTgtcttgtgtgtagattcatAGCCTTTCACTTGGTTAACTTGCCCCCTCATTCAGTGAGAATGGCTGAGGGGTGTTCCAGTCCCACATGTACTACAGAGATTCCCATGCCTCAGTCTCAATGGGATGGGATAGGGAAGAGGCTTTTGCACAAGAACCACCACGACATGACAGTGTGTCCCCATGCAGTGAAGAACTGAAAGCATTGCAGTTGAGATGAATATGCCAATAACACAGCTTACTTCTGGATTACCTGTACACTGTTAATAGGATCCCAAGGATTACCAATGATCCGGGTGCCAATCCCAAAAGCATCCCCCAATATGATGCCATTATGAAATTCTAATCTAATCTGTTGAGTACTATAGTAGACAAGGGTATTCCAGTTCAGGGTTAGTGAGTTTTTACAGTATTGATTCAGGTTCAGTGGAAATAAACACATCTCCCCTATTGATTGGCTGTTTTTgtttctacagtagcctataaagGCAGTGTAAGTTTGACATTTGGGCCTGCTCTTTTGTTATGGGGCAACAGTAATATCCAGTTCAATCTCAATGGACTAACGGCATCATGAATGTGTTTAGGCATATATCGTTGACTTCTTTTCAACTCAAAATCTCATTTATTtcctgctgagactggagctgtaaTTGAATTTACTCCAGCTTTAGTAGAACACAATAtgaattttgtatttttatttaactaggcaaaatcagttaagaacacattcttatttataatgacagcctaccatggaacagtgggttaactgccttgttcgggggtagaacgacagatttttaccttgtcagatcagggatttgatccagcaacctttcggtgacttacctaatgctctaaccactaggctacctgctatcATTTGGCTAGCTAAAGTTAGTTACTTGCTGCTCCAATGTGGTAGCTGTAGAAGGAGCAAGCTAGTGCTCTTCTCGTGTCAGATTAGTTGGGGCTTGGCCAAGGCGGGGACCTTCCCTTCCACAGCTGTCCAGCAGATTGCCTGTGGGATTAAAGTTTGACAATTTCTCCCTTCTGTGTTGTTGTAGTCTGGATTTAGCCCATCTTTGGACTGAATTTAATTATCTTTCTCtgcatctccctccccctttgtctctctcgctttttctccctctcctccctcattctctcttttcatttctatttgtgtttgtgtggctcTGTGGGTTAGACAACTTCAGACTGACAGCAGGTGCTGAGGACTTAGAGCTCTTACTGAGTGCCACAGGGATTCTACCCAGCCATGGCCAGGATCCCCCCCCAGCAGGCTCCTCCGAAGCCAGCCCCGAAGACAATGGAGAGATCCTGAACCTAGCCGCTACGCCTGAAGCCCAGGACTCCACACGGACTCTACCACACCACAAATACTCTGTTCCCAGTGATAACCACCGCACCCACCTGGCGGCCAACAACCGGGCCATGGATGGCATGGAGGATGGAGCTGGTGTGGGAGTGGGCAGATGGGTGCAGAGCTCAGGGTACAGGCCCACGCGGAGGGGCTCCCCCAGACCCAGCACTCATACGCACTTTGACATCAATGAGCACCTGCCCTGGATGATCGttctgttgctgctgctggtgctggtGGTGATCGTGGTGTGCAGCGTGAAGAGGAGCTCCAGAGTTCTGAAGAAGGGTCCAGTCCAGGACCCCAGCAGCATCATTGAGAAGGCAATCCAGAAGAAGACATGCCCCCCGACACAGAccaaggagaagtggatctactACTCCAACGGACAGGGTGAGTGGGCGCTTTATTTTACCTCTCAAAGGTTTATAGAAAGAAATGCAACTTTGGTGATAAGTCTTTTTCTATGTAGCTGCATACTTTATAAAGACAGAAAAAATCAAacagaaaaacatatatttttggtACAAAGAGATATTTGCGAGACTCTCAGCCGAAAAGAACGAACATCTGTTGATCTGTTGTAGCACCAGTGGGGGAATCTAAATCCAATTCTTTCTGCGCCAGAGAATACTACACATAGCAGGACAGTAATGGCAGTTACACAAGCAAGGGCATGGTCTGCAACAAGCGGTAACTGCCACCTCACTCTCCTCACACGtatctcctctttctctacctctctcccatcctcttttGTCTCACTTTCTTTTTCTACTtccctctttaccccctctcCTCACGCCttactctcttcctcttttcattctctctctgtctccctgatgTGTCTGGTTGTGTGTAACCATGGGAGCCGGGGTGGCAGCATGGGGCTGATCAGTTAAAGTAGTGAAACCACAGCactgcagcaggcaggcaggaggaaGAGCGCCGGCTGCCACAGCCTGATGTCAGCCTCAGATATCCATCCGCTTGTaagcgagagacagggagagctccAACCCAGTGCAGTTCAGTTCAAACCAGATTTTTCCAGTTCTCTGTGGTTGGAGAGAAGCTCAACTTTATCATTGCACAGACACATGCCACCCTGGAGAGGGTGAAGGGAGGGCTGGAGAGGCCTCTGCTTTCAGATAtatgtcccactgggcacaccatgtcatttcaacgtggtgtgttgggtaatatttggttgagacattaatcaatgagattacaacctatattccCCCCACTCAGAAAGACAGCcaaaagttagttgaatttcTAATGTATTATCATttctatgctttcaaccatctaaaattACAaacaaattccaatggaaaaataATGTCGgattttggtttagttgtca is part of the Oncorhynchus tshawytscha isolate Ot180627B linkage group LG18, Otsh_v2.0, whole genome shotgun sequence genome and encodes:
- the LOC112217647 gene encoding tumor necrosis factor receptor superfamily member 21 isoform X2; amino-acid sequence: MNQGAPVSLLLYSVVGEASSQPLTPSRGTETEALSARHYYHTDPSTGIQLVCDKCPAGTFVSRHCTQTSVRDCSRCDEGTFTHGENGIQHCHRCMRPCLAPLIEKVPCTATSDRICTCPPDTFTQGDSCTAHSLCPVGSGVKKRGNDVEDVRCKACARGSFSDMASSVLRCRTHTDCLTHGLPLLATGTRETDNICGPASPTSPTLLRPAQSAFVQESSSSSSSSGPVRKDNFRLTAGAEDLELLLSATGILPSHGQDPPPAGSSEASPEDNGEILNLAATPEAQDSTRTLPHHKYSVPSDNHRTHLAANNRAMDGMEDGAGVGVGRWVQSSGYRPTRRGSPRPSTHTHFDINEHLPWMIVLLLLLVLVVIVVCSVKRSSRVLKKGPVQDPSSIIEKAIQKKTCPPTQTKEKWIYYSNGQGVDILKLVAAQIGSHWIDMYQSLANATEREVAAFSNGYQSDHERAYAALQHWTIRDGDANLAKLINALHRHRRIDVVEKIRGIMEDNPQFNLNQLMTVNVTPSHSPVHKSLESPGVVVEQSPVDRTKGFFPDESEPLLRCDSTSSKDSALSRNGSFITKEKKDTVLRQVRLDPCDLQPIFDDMLHILNLDELHVIEAIPMAEDKLDRLFEIAGVKSQEASQTLLDSVYSHLPDLL
- the LOC112217647 gene encoding tumor necrosis factor receptor superfamily member 21 isoform X1; amino-acid sequence: MLWTILVLCMSVALLYSVVGEASSQPLTPSRGTETEALSARHYYHTDPSTGIQLVCDKCPAGTFVSRHCTQTSVRDCSRCDEGTFTHGENGIQHCHRCMRPCLAPLIEKVPCTATSDRICTCPPDTFTQGDSCTAHSLCPVGSGVKKRGNDVEDVRCKACARGSFSDMASSVLRCRTHTDCLTHGLPLLATGTRETDNICGPASPTSPTLLRPAQSAFVQESSSSSSSSGPVRKDNFRLTAGAEDLELLLSATGILPSHGQDPPPAGSSEASPEDNGEILNLAATPEAQDSTRTLPHHKYSVPSDNHRTHLAANNRAMDGMEDGAGVGVGRWVQSSGYRPTRRGSPRPSTHTHFDINEHLPWMIVLLLLLVLVVIVVCSVKRSSRVLKKGPVQDPSSIIEKAIQKKTCPPTQTKEKWIYYSNGQGVDILKLVAAQIGSHWIDMYQSLANATEREVAAFSNGYQSDHERAYAALQHWTIRDGDANLAKLINALHRHRRIDVVEKIRGIMEDNPQFNLNQLMTVNVTPSHSPVHKSLESPGVVVEQSPVDRTKGFFPDESEPLLRCDSTSSKDSALSRNGSFITKEKKDTVLRQVRLDPCDLQPIFDDMLHILNLDELHVIEAIPMAEDKLDRLFEIAGVKSQEASQTLLDSVYSHLPDLL